The following are encoded in a window of Dysidea avara chromosome 4, odDysAvar1.4, whole genome shotgun sequence genomic DNA:
- the LOC136253735 gene encoding uncharacterized protein: protein MKVIDWVECAGRWPHLRNIEFQKLGPRPIVDVLIGLDCSEIHFSFRDVRGEPGQPVARLTPLGWTCIGPVYDEGQACMTNFARTYFTTGDTDVSKIEAVLQKFWEVDSCSGEVSFLSPQDKLVLEKTKKSIQFVDSHYRISIPWKGDSVYLPDNYSVAVNRLKNLEKRLAKNPEVARSYQETIEQHLEKGYIRQVNPSEKSHRQWYLPHFAIVKKSKLTTKTRIVFDASAQCDGVSLNDAIHQGPKLQQELYQVLLRFRRLPVALICDIAEVYLQIKLYPQDRRFCEEI, encoded by the coding sequence ATGAAAGTTATTGATTGGGTCGAGTGTGCAGGAAGATGGCCACATTTAAGAAATATAGAGTTTCAAAAATTAGGACCTCGACCGATAGTTGATGTGTTAATAGGGCTGGATTGTTCTGAGATACATTTTTCTTTCAGGGATGTACGTGGTGAACCAGGTCAGCCTGTGGCTAGACTTACACCACTTGGGTGGACTTGTATTGGACCTGTCTATGATGAGGGACAGGCTTGTATGACTAATTTTGCTAGAACTTACTTTACCACAGGGGACACTGATGTCAGCAAGATTGAAGCTGTATTACAGAAATTTTGGGAAGTCGACAGTTGTAGTGGAGAAGTGAGTTTCTTATCTCCTCAAGATAAACTGGTGTTAGAAAAGACCAAAAAATCAATTCAATTTGTTGATAGTCATTATAGAATCTCCATACCATGGAAGGGAGATTCAGTGTATCTACCTGACAACTATTCTGTGGCGGTGAATCGTTTGAAGAACCTTGAGAAACGACTGGCAAAGAATCCTGAGGTGGCCAGGTCCTACCAAGAGACCATTGAACAACATCTGGAGAAGGGTTACATCAGGCAAGTTAATCCTTCGGAGAAGTCCCACAGACAGTGGTACTTACCACACTTTGCAATAGTTAAGAAGTCAAAGTTGACAACTAAAACCCGCATTGTATTTGATGCTTCTGCTCAATGTGATGGAGTGTCTTTGAATGATGCTATACACCAAGGGCCAAAGTTACAGCAGGAATTATATCAAGTTCTGCTACGTTTTAGAAGGCTCCCAGTAGCTTTGATATGTGATATAGCTGAAGTGTATTTACAGATCAAGCTTTATCCACAGGATAGACGTTTCTGTGAAGAAATTTAA
- the LOC136253736 gene encoding uncharacterized protein, with protein sequence MMEQRFELTKRNFLKKIATLFDPLGFLSPFVIRAKMLMQEVWVQGVDWDEELPLDTSTQVTTWFRELSSLPSVRIPRCLQLRKEVSSIAVHVFVDASLEAYGAVVYVRVKYQDGSLSVRLVSSNTKVAPLQSVSVPRLELMGAVLGSRLAISISDALDMEKQSYTFWTDSANVVWWIRGYSRTFKSFVANRVGEIHSSSSPDQWRYVPTKLNPADYLTRGVKLMELVELRMWWEGPEY encoded by the coding sequence ATGATGGAACAAAGGTTTGAGTTAACAAAGAGAAAttttttgaagaaaattgcaaCCTTGTTCGACCCATTGGGCTTTTTGTCCCCTTTTGTAATACGAGCAAAAATGTTAATGCAAGAAGTGTGGGTACAAGGTGTAGATTGGGATGAAGAGTTACCACTGGATACATCTACACAAGTGACAACATGGTTCAGAGAATTATCAAGTTTACCAAGTGTTAGAATTCCAAGGTGTTTACAGTTGAGGAAGGAGGTGAGCTCAATTgcagtgcatgtgtttgtggaTGCTTCACTGGAGGCTTATGGTGCAGTAGTTTATGTAAGAGTCAAATATCAGGATGGAAGTTTATCAGTACGTTTAGTTTCATCCAACACCAAGGTGGCTCCACTTCAGTCAGTGAGTGTACCACGTTTAGAGCTCATGGGAGCTGTGTTAGGGAGCAGGTTAGCGATATCAATTTCAGATGCTTTAGATATGGAGAAACAATCCTATACTTTCTGGACTGATAGTGCAAATGTTGTATGGTGGATTAGGGGATACAGTAGAACATTTAAGTCATTTGTTGCAAACAGAGTGGGAGAAATACACTCATCCTCTTCTCCTGATCAGTGGCGATATGTTCCAACAAAGTTAAACCCAGCAGATTATTTGACACGTGGAGTTAAACTTATGGAGTTAGTAGAGTTGAGGATGTGGTGGGAAGGTCCAGAATATTAA
- the LOC136253734 gene encoding uncharacterized protein, whose product METNSEILELEKGLEQQQGNEQLEDSILELRQEKAKVKTLFTKARRRTLVLIQEKDVTVEVIKDACEDLDEALANVMDTMTRLADAFRENRDRKNDTLDELNKVANLNKFVRRLEEDSFKQSETIADYKTTASREVSKSKDLIAHQQSEHVKDNIKHQPRVVREGSIVKSKIPTVLLHSAVDHQITVPERGAYYPLDEGTSQNMADSALIGQDLWKQLKRVSIPVFSGDKRTYSNWKAAFMACVDQAPATPEYKLLQLRQCLAGEALKTIESLGHSAAAYQAAKERLERKFGGQRRQIAIYLEEIDSFKPVQPGNYKDIEKFADLLDVAIVNLKETHYPEELRDGMLYIKLQKKLPTQMLAAYHRWVFENYKIDNVEVLREWIVQEAEFQMRAIETVQGLSTGRHGKPETRSHGFREPHQTFFGRSNAKLESDESRGQRSCRVCNKQHGTWTCDEFNS is encoded by the exons ATGGAGACTAATAGTGAGATACTAGAGTTGGAGAAAGGTTTAGAACAGCAGCAAGGTAATGAACAGCTTGAAGATAGCATATTAGAGTTAAGACAAGAAAAAGCTAAAGTAAAGACACTATTTACTAAGGCAAGGCGTAGAACACTAGTTTTGATACAAGAAAAAGATGTGACTGTAGAAGTTATTAAGGATGCTTGTGAAGATTTAGATGAGGCTTTGGCGAATGTTATGGACACAATGACTAGGTTAGCAGATGCTTTTAGAGAAAACAGAGATCGTAAAAATG ACACCTTGGATGAACTGAATAAAGTAGCTAACCTCAACAAGTTTGTCAGGAGATTAGAAGAAGATAGTTTCAAACAGTCAGAGACAATAGCTGATTATAAGACTACAGCCTCAAGGGAGGTATCAAAGTCAAAGGATTTAATAGCACACCAGCAGTCTGAACATGTAAAAGATAATATAAAACACCAGCCGCGAGTTGTAAGAGAAGGAAGCATAGTAAAAAGTAAGATTCCCACTGTGTTACTTCACTCGGCAGTGGATCATCAGATTACAGTACCAGAAAGAGGGGCATATTATCCATTGGATGAAGGGACAAGCCAGAATATGGCTGATTCTGCACTGATTGGACAAGACCTGTGGAAACAGCTCAAGAGGGTTAGTATTCCTGTTTTCTCCGGTGATAAAAGAACATACTCAAATTGGAAAGCTGCCTTTATGGCCTGTGTGGATCAGGCACCAGCCACCCCAGAATACAAACTCCTTCAATTACGACAGTGTTTGGCTGGAGAAGCTTTAAAGACAATTGAAAGTTTGGGACACAGTGCTGCAGCATACCAAGCAGCAAAAGAACGATTAGAGCGAAAGTTTGGGGGTCAGAGAAGACAAATAGCCATATACTTGGAGGAAATTGACAGTTTTAAGCCGGTTCAACCTGGAAATTACAAAGATATTGAAAAGTTTGCAGACCTATTGGATGTTGCTATTGTAAATTTGAAGGAAACACATTATCCTGAAGAGTTAAGGGATGGTATGTTGTATATCAAATTACAAAAGAAATTACCAACTCAAATGCTGGCTGCTTACCATCGTTGGGTGTTTGAAAACTACAAGATTGATAATGTTGAGGTGTTGCGTGAATGGATAGTTCAGGAGGCAGAATTCCAGATGAGGGCTATAGAAACAGTCCAAGGTTTGTCTACTGGAAGGCACGGAAAGCCAGAGACTAGATCTCATGGTTTTAGAGAACCTCATCAGACCTTTTTTGGGAGGTCAAATGCCAAGCTGGAGTCTGATGAATCCCGGGGTCAGAGGTCATGTAGAGTTTGTAATAAACAACATGGAACATGGACATGTGATGAGTTCAACAGCTGA